The genome window ATATCTGCTTGGTTTAAAAAGACTAAAATATAAAACATAACCAATCCAGAAATTACCACTCCAATAATATCACCAATCTGCATTTTCCATGGTGTACCACCAAGAATGTGTCCGGCTTTCAAATCTTGTAACATTTCTCCGGCAACTGCCGCGGCTACACAAACGATTGCTGCAACACCAAGTACTGCCGCTACTCCGCCATGCGAAGCATCAACACCCATACTAACCATAATCAAGGCAGTAACTACCAGAGTAGTTAAAGTAAGTCCGCTAATTGGATTGTTGCTTGAACCCATAATTCCAACCAAATAGCCAGAGATTGCTGCAAAGAAAAATGCTAAAATAATCAATACCGTTGCCGCCACTATTGCCGGCAAAAAAGCAGTTTGAAAAATGAAATAGGTAATTAAAAATGTGGCAACTGCAACTGCTGCAATTCCCATTACCACGTATGAAAATTTAATATCCTTTTCTGTTCTGATGGTGTTAACTTCACTTCCACTTGCAGCTTTTTTTACATCACTTATTGATCTGCCGATACCGGTAATTAAACTTTTCCTCATCTTGAATAATGTATAACTGGCACCCATTAACATACCACCAATGGCGATTGGCTTAACAATATATTTCCAAATGGCATACATCTGAAAAACCGGATCGCTTACTTTTGTAGTAGCAGCTTGCAAGGAAAGTGATTTATCCGTTCCCATGATATATGAAGCCCATCCATTTATAAAATCCGGAGTAATGTATGGTCCGATGAAGTACATAATTAATGGAGTTAATAATCCCCACGCAAGTAAACCACCACTAAAATTTAAAGCGCCTAATTTTGGACCGATTATATATCCAACACCCATATATGCAGGACTAATTCCCGGTGAACTTAACAACACGCCACCTTGCACTGGAATTGTTGTACCTGTAATTGTTTGTTTAGTGAAGGTAATAAATTTTTCCCAAGTCTCTGCAAAGAATTTAAACTCGGCAAGAGCTTTAATAACAGCACCTCCAATCATTGCTCCAAAAAGGAATTGTGAACCAGTACCAGATGAACGACCAGCTTTGTGGATTTCTGCTGCAGCAACCGATTCTGGAAATGGAAGTTCTACATCTTCAACCATAACCCTGCGTAGTAATGCAACAAACATAATTCCAAGTATACCACCCGAAATTAAAATTAATGTTGCAGTAACATAATGCCAGGGTGTAAAGAATTCTTTCCAAATCCCGGAGATATAAAATGCAGGCAATGTAAAGATTGCACCCGCAGCAACAGATTCTCCGATGGATCCAACAGTTCTTGCAAAATTCTCTTCCAGAATAGAACCTTTAACTGATTTAAGAATTGCCATTCCGATTACGGCAGCAGGATAAGTAGCCGCTATCGTCATTCCAGCTTTTAACCCCAGGTATGCATTTGCAGCGCCTAAAACTACAGCCATTACCAAACCGATAATCAAAGCTCGGATAGTAAATTCTGCCATGTTATTTTCTGGTGAAACAAATGGTACAAACTTTTTCTGCTCAGCCATTTTTACTCCTACAGTAAGTGAGTTTGATTTTTATAAAAAAATTTGTCTGCAATATAAGTATGTTTTCTAAGGTGTTCAACCACTATTTTTAATAGTCTTTGGTTCTCAATCGTCGCCATCATCTTTCTTTGGTTTAAATATATTCTCCCTTCCCAGCCGTTCTTTTTTATCTATCCATTTGTCAATCTTCATAATTAACAAGCCAAACAGACCAAGTCCTATTAGAAGCAGGATGGTTACAGCAATAAATACAATCGAATAAAGACTCATAAAAATTCCCAATTAATATTTTTATTCTTTTTTAATACAAACTCATATATTCTTTTCAGAATTTCAGTTTTCTCATTCCAATATGGCAGATTGCAAAATCATATTTTACTGGGTCTATCGGATCATACTTTTTCAAATTTTGTGTAATTTCTTCTGCCATAATCCAGGAAACATTTTTACTTTTTGTAAGTTTTAATTCACGGCAAATCCTTGCTACGTGAGTATCCACCGGGATAATTAGTTTGTGTGTTGGAATTTCGCTCCACAAACCCAAATCTAATTCATCTTTTCTCACCATCCACCTGAGAAATAAATTCATTCTTTTACATGCGCTTCCTTTTAAAGGATCAGGGAACATAAATTTTATTCCAGATCGATAAGTGGAACCAC of Ignavibacteriales bacterium contains these proteins:
- a CDS encoding oligopeptide transporter, OPT family, which encodes MAEQKKFVPFVSPENNMAEFTIRALIIGLVMAVVLGAANAYLGLKAGMTIAATYPAAVIGMAILKSVKGSILEENFARTVGSIGESVAAGAIFTLPAFYISGIWKEFFTPWHYVTATLILISGGILGIMFVALLRRVMVEDVELPFPESVAAAEIHKAGRSSGTGSQFLFGAMIGGAVIKALAEFKFFAETWEKFITFTKQTITGTTIPVQGGVLLSSPGISPAYMGVGYIIGPKLGALNFSGGLLAWGLLTPLIMYFIGPYITPDFINGWASYIMGTDKSLSLQAATTKVSDPVFQMYAIWKYIVKPIAIGGMLMGASYTLFKMRKSLITGIGRSISDVKKAASGSEVNTIRTEKDIKFSYVVMGIAAVAVATFLITYFIFQTAFLPAIVAATVLIILAFFFAAISGYLVGIMGSSNNPISGLTLTTLVVTALIMVSMGVDASHGGVAAVLGVAAIVCVAAAVAGEMLQDLKAGHILGGTPWKMQIGDIIGVVISGLVMFYILVFLNQADIAQGLKEGYEGGFGGPKLSAPQAGLMAMLSKGIVGGAMSWPLIIVGMLMGLAFILMQVKSPMLVSVGMYLPLETTFAIFIGGLLKGAVDLLNKKRNHNDAQRARVENVGVLLAAGFIAGEALTGLAFAPFKIAEIDIYRIFTVPPIEISIVILLIITAVLIYIPLRNAGKPDEPAPPTAVM